From Nicotiana tabacum cultivar K326 chromosome 15, ASM71507v2, whole genome shotgun sequence, the proteins below share one genomic window:
- the LOC107799472 gene encoding putative auxin efflux carrier component 1b — translation MISLSDLYHVLTAVVPLYVAMILAYGSVKWWKIFTPDQCSGINRFVALFAVPLLSFHFIASNNPYAMNYRFIAADTLQKVIVLFVLAIWSRMSSRGSLEWSITLFSLSTLPNTLVMGIPLLKGMYGEASGSLMVQIVVLQCIIWYTLMLFLFEYRGARMLIAEQFPDTAGDIISFKVDSDIISLDGKEPLETQAEVGEDGKLHVTVRKSTSSRSEIFSRKSHGGLNSGLSLTPRPSNLTNAEIYSLQSSRNPTPRGSSFNHTDFYSMVNGKNANMSPRTSNFGNFGFDEESGNAGFGRGNGVYGQGNAGYPALTNAGIFSPATGPVTKKKANGAEGGKDLHMFVWSSSASPVSEGGIHVFRGGDYGNELGVGAHPKDYDEFGREEFTFGNKQNLNGNEGPVLSKIGSTTELRPKIAQEEIKATALPPASVMTRLILIMVWRKLIRNPNTYSSIIGLTWSLVSFKWNVQMPAIIAKSISILSDAGLGMAMFSLGLFMALSPRIIACGNTVAAFSMGVRFLTGPAVMAAASIAVGLRGVLLHIAIVQAALPQGIVPFVFAKEYGVHPAILSTGVIFGMLVALPITLVYYILLGL, via the exons ATGATATCACTTTCAGACCTTTACCATGTTCTCACTGCTGTAGTTCCACTTTATGTAGCAATGATCTTAGCTTATGGTTCAGTAAAATGGTGGAAAATCTTCACCCCAGATCAATGTTCAGGGATCAATAGATTTGTTGCTCTTTTTGCTGTTCCATTGCTATCTTTTCACTTCATTGCTTCCAACAATCCTTATGCAATGAACTACAGGTTCATTGCTGCTGACACTCTTCAAAAAGTCATAGTCCTTTTTGTTCTAGCCATTTGGTCAAGAATGAGTTCAAGAGGTTCCCTTGAATGGTCAATTACTTTGTTCTCTCTTTCCACTTTACCAAACACTTTAGTTATGGGAATCCCTTTGTTAAAAGGTATGTATGGTGAAGCCTCAGGAAGTTTAATGGTCCAAATTGTGGTGCTTCAATGTATCATTTGGTACACTTTGATGCTTTTCTTGTTTGAATATAGAGGTGCAAGAATGCTTATTGCAGAACAGTTTCCTGATACTGCAGGGGatattatttcctttaaagtGGATTCTGATATTATTTCATTAGATGGGAAAGAACCATTAGAAACTCAAGCTGAAGTTGGTGAAGATGGGAAACTTCATGTTACTGTTAGAAAATCAACTAGTTCAAGGTCTGaaattttttcaagaaaatcacatGGTGGTCTTAATTCTGGTCTTTCATTAACCCCTAGACCATCAAACTTAACCAATGCTGAGATTTATTCATTACAATCTTCAAGAAATCCAACTCCTAGAGGTTCTAGCTTTAACCACACTGATTTCTACTCAATGGTGAATGGTAAAAATGCAAATATGAGTCCTAGGACATCAAATTTTGGGAACTTTGGATTTGATGAGGAGAGTGGAAATGCTGGATTTGGGAGAGGAAATGGGGTTTATGGACAGGGAAATGCAGGGTACCCTGCTCTTACTAATGCCGGAATATTTTCTCCGGCAACCGGACCGGTGACCAAGAAGAAAGCTAATGGTGCAGAAGGTGGAAAAGATCTTCACATGTTTGTTTGGAGTTCAAGTGCTTCACCTGTATCTGAAGGAGGGATTCATGTCTttaggggaggtgactatggcaATGAGCTTGGAGTTGGAGCTCACCCAAAGG ATTACGATGAATTTGGGCGAGAAGAGTTCACGTTCGGGAACAAACAGAACCTGAATGGAAATGAAGGGCCGGTGCTATCGAAGATTGGCTCCACAACCGAGCTCCGTCCCAAGATTGCTCAAGAAGAGATCAAGGCTACTGCCCTGCCACCTGCTAGTGTTATGACTAGGCTCATTTTGATTATGGTGTGGCGAAAACTTATTAGGAACCCGAACACTTACTCCAGCATCATTGGCCTCACTTGGTCATTGGTCTCGTTCAA GTGGAATGTTCAAATGCCTGCGATTATAGCAAAATCAATATCGATTCTTTCTGATGCTGGCCTTGGAATGGCAATGTTTAGTCTTG GTTTGTTCATGGCATTATCACCTAGAATTATTGCCTGTGGGAATACAGTTGCTGCTTTCTCAATGGGTGTGAGATTTCTCACTGGTCCTGCAGTCATGGCTGCTGCCTCCATTGCTGTTGGTCTACGAGGCGTGCTCTTGCATATTGCTATTGTTCAG GCAGCTCTACCTCAGGGAATTGTTCCATTTGTCTTTGCCAAGGAATATGGTGTCCATCCTGCTATATTGAGCACAGG GGTTATATTTGGGATGTTGGTAGCTCTTCCTATCACTTTGGTTTACTACATTTTGTTGGGGCTTTGA